Proteins found in one Scomber scombrus chromosome 15, fScoSco1.1, whole genome shotgun sequence genomic segment:
- the itga1 gene encoding integrin alpha-1, which translates to MLETSQHFSLITATVAGLLVCVLSFNVDQKNGLSFSGPLEDMFGYTVQQFENSEGKWVLIGSPLSGQPAKRTGDVYKCPVGRGNNECIKLELPENTTVPNLREVKENMTMGTTLVTNPNGGFLACGPQYGYMCGQQQFISGVCANVSSSFQILNSMAPAVQECAKALDIVIVLDGSNSIYPWTSIIDFLLRFIAKFDVGPKLTQVGIVSYGLDVTHRVNLSQFDNTANLLKFVEELPQQTGFKTMTFLGIDTARKEAFIPERGARPGVKKVMVVVTDGESHDSHNLDQVISDCQNDGIERFGIAVLGDYNRQNKSEEEVKKFIKEIESISSSPLRDHFFNVSDEVALLTIVDALGSKIYALEATSGNSTSSFEMEMSQAGFSAHASKDGVLLGAVGAYDWNGTVVMQSAGENETVIPERNAFFDSKTEAGYERLAGYLGYDVESASSPNGVLYITGAPRYNHTGRVVIYRLDKKNKIVVSQILLGEQIGSYFGSVLQTVDVDNDSYTDLLLVGAPMYMGSERNEQGQVYVYKLNQGGQFQHQFTLKPINQSCCTAHSENCTNKNEPCGARFGTAIAAVTDLNLDGFNDVAIGAPFENDHRGAVYIYHGDKKSLKEKYVQRIPAGGDGEKVKFFGQSIHGVMDLNGDGITDVTIGGLGGASLFWSRDVAELHVNMTFDPAKINLQQSQHQCERGGRISVCVTTEICFMYRIKSDQQYSNANAEIQYNLTLDGLRAKARASFLSSDDKSDRKITRRVNVTDRAKEPSCVKEIFMMSSRLDFRDPLMVSLKFGLVNEDKGPVLDESLPSSINKTIPLMECGSDERCIADLSLKAESSVKKMVIKANKEKIDVNIRVKNSKDNAYNTKVIVSFTPNINYVTVEPKKYVTLNHTRVEFAVGYPFLASNVEEIFKVKFEVNPTHIQEDIQINVTATSDSEELPSTLHDNTVQIAIPVTYEAGLIFTVRPVDKHIEIQDREQYPSVFNDTTMIGEEISISYTVEKTGDIVTPPLDLRVTYPRISPFQNNLLYLTHVTTSPQVKCDATHLINPHNINPDIIKPKPKKETLGVFILSCEKLDCASFTCSIPEDKINQVNVTFRVWEPTFIEAEFSSLYMLVNATLGTKDTKLFVLSKSDSSRTVKIQVSKATLGGIPIWIIIVSILIGLLILALVIFVLWKMGFFKRKSRDYSKEEVMD; encoded by the exons gGTTCTGATTGGATCACCGCTTTCGGGTCAGCCTGCTAAACGGACAGGAGATGTCTACAAGTGTCCTGTGGGGAGGGGGAACAACGAATGTATCAAACTGGAGCTGCCAG aaaacacaacagttcCCAACTTACGTGAAGTCAAGGAGAACATGACCATGGGAACCACACTTGTGACCAATCCCAATGGAGGATTTCTG GCGTGTGGTCCTCAGTACGGCTACATGTGCGGGCAGCAGCAGTTCATCTCAGGCGTCTGTGCAAACGTGAGCTCTTCCTTCCAAATCCTCAACTCCATGGCACCGGCCGTGCAAG AGTGTGCGAAGGCGCTGGACATCGTGATAGTTCTGGATGGATCGAACAGTATTTACCCCTGGACCAGCATTATCGATTTCCTGCTCCGCTTCATTGCAAAATTTGATGTTGGCCCTAAACTCACACAG gTGGGCATAGTGTCCTATGGATTAGACGTGACTCACCGTGTCAACCTGAGCCAGTTTGACAACACTGCTAATCTGCTGAAATTTGTCGAAGAACTTCCTCAGCAGACCGGCTTCAAGACCATGACTTTCCTGGGCATTGATACTGCCAG GAAGGAGGCCTTTATTCCAGAGCGTGGTGCACGACCTGGGGTGAAGAAAGTCATGGTGGTTGTGACTGATGGAGAGTCTCATGACTCCCACAACCTAGACCAGGTCATCAGTGACTGCCAGAATGATGGCATTGAGAGATTTGGTATTGCT GTGTTGGGAGACTACAACCGTCAGAACAAAAGCgaagaagaagtgaagaagTTCATCAAAGAGATTGAGTCCATCTCCAGTTCGCCCTTACGAGATCACTTCTTCAACGTCTCTGATGAGGTGGCGTTGTTGACCATTGTGGATGCCCTAGGAAGCAAGATTTATGCCTTGGAAG CTACATCTGGCAATTCCACCTCCTCATTTGAGATGGAAATGTCCCAAGCTGGGTTTAGTGCACATGCTTCTAAA GATGGCGTgttactgggagcagtgggaGCTTATGACTGGAATGGGACAGTGGTAATGCAATCTGCTGGTGAAAATGAAACAGTCATCCCAGAGAGAAACGCCTTCTTCGACTCAAAAACTGAGGCTGGGTATGAACGACTGGCTGGGTACCTCG gtTATGATGTTGAGTCAGCATCATCGCCCAATGGAGTGCTGTACATCACAGGTGCGCCGCGGTACAACCACACAGGCCGCGTTGTTATCTATCGTCTAGACAAAAAGAACAAGATTGTTGTCTCGCAGATACTGCTAGGAGAACAG ATTGGTTCTTACTTCGGCAGCGTCCTGCAGACTGTCGACGTGGACAACGATTCCTACACGGATCTCCTCTTGGTTGGAGCTCCAATGTACATGGGCTCAGAAAGAAATGAGCAGGGACAAGTCTACGTTTACAAACTTAACCAG GGCGGCCAGTTTCAGCACCAGTTCACTTTAAAGCCTATCAATCAGTCCTGCTGTACTGCCCACTCAGAGAACTGCACTAATAAAAATGAACCATGTGGTGCCCGGTTTGGTACAGCCATTGCTGCAGTAACGGATCTGAACCTGGACGGCTTTAACGATGTGGCAATCGGTGCACCGTTTGAGAACGACCACAGAGGGGCCGTTTACATCTATCATGGAGATAAGAAGTCACTGAAAGAGAAATATGTGCAG CGCATCCCAGCAGGTGGGGACGGTGAAAAGGTGAAATTCTTTGGTCAGTCCATACATGGAGTCATGGATCTAAATGGAGATGGAATCACTGATGTTACTATAGGAGGTCTAGGCGGGGCTTCACTGTTCTG GTCCAGAGATGTTGCAGAGCTCCACGTCAACATGACTTTTGACCCTGCTAAAATAAACTTGCAGCAGTCTCAGCACCAGTGTGAACGTGGTGGAcgcatatctgtgtgtgtgacgaCTGAGATTTGTTTCATGTACCGCATCAAATCTGACCAGCAGTATTCAAACGCTAATGCAG AGATACAATATAATTTGACTCTGGATGGTCTGCGCgcaaaagccagggcttcatTCCTCAGCTCGGACGATAAAAGTGATCGTAAGATTACCAGGCGCGTCAACGTCACAGACAGAGCGAAAGAACCCTCCTGTGTGAAGGAGATCTTCATGATGTCG TCCCGGTTGGACTTCAGAGACCCTCTCATGGTGTCTTTGAAGTTTGGATTAGTAAATGAAGACAAAGGTCCAGTCCTGGACGAAAGCCTTCCCAGTTCCATCAATAAGACT ATTCCCTTAATGGAGTGTGGGAGTGATGAGAGGTGCATTGCGGACCTCTCTCTCAAAGCCGAGTCTAGTGTAAAAAA AATGGTGATCAAAGCAAACAAAGAGAAGATTGATGTGAACATCAGAgttaaaaacagcaaagacaATGCATACAACACCAAAGTCATTGTCAGCTTCACGCCAAACATCAACTATGTTACAGTAGAG CCGAAGAAGTACGTGACTCTGAACCACACCAGGGTGGAGTTTGCTGTTGGATATCCCTTCCTGGCAAGCAATGTAGAG GAAATCTTCAAAGTGAAATTTGAAGTGAATCCCACACATATTCAGGAGGATATTCAGATCAATGTGACTGCAACAAG TGACAGTGAGGAGCTACCGTCTACCTTGCATGACAACACTGTGCAGATCGCCATTCCTGTGACGTATGAAGCTGGACTCATATTCACAGT GCGCCCTGTGGATAAACACATTGAAATACAGGACCGTGAGCAGTATCCCAGCGTATTCAATGACACCACGATGATTGGAGAGGAGATCAGCATCAGCTACACG GTGGAGAAAACAGGTGATATAGTGACTCCTCCCCTTGACCTTAGGGTGACCTACCCTCGTATCTCTCCTTTTCAGAACAACTTACTGTACCTGACACATGTCACCACCAGCCCACAG gtgAAATGTGATGCTACGCATTTGATCAACCCTCATAATATTAACCCGGACATTATAAAACCCAaaccaaagaaagaaacactCGGCGTCTTCATACTG AGCTGTGAAAAACTCGATTGTGCATCATTTACATGCTCCATACCCGAGGATAAGATCAATCAGGTCAACGTTACATTCAGAGTGTGGGAACCTACATTCATTGAG gcaGAGTTTTCCAGTCTGTACATGTTGGTAAATGCCACTCTGGGAACCAAAGACACAAAACTTTTTGTACTGAGCAAAAGTGACAGCAGCAGAACT GTAAAGATCCAGGTATCAAAGGCAACCTTAGGAGGAATCCCTATATGGATCATCATCGTCAGCATCCTGATAGGTCTGCTGATCTTAGCACTTGTCATCTTCGTTCTCTGGAAG ATGGGCTTCTTCAAGAGAAAATCCAGGGACTACTCAAAGGAGGAAGTAATGGACTGA